One genomic region from Spirosoma sp. KCTC 42546 encodes:
- the pbpC gene encoding penicillin-binding protein 1C produces MVTIEKGKILAKQLWKSRFVKTSITAILIFFGLDFFFPVQTNVPYSTIITARDGSILHAFLSRDDKWRMYAELNEITPTLRDAILFKEDKYFRFHPGFNPVAMLRAAARNLLKGRRTSGASTITMQTVRLLEPRDRTYGNKLIELFRALQLEVHFSKDEILQLYLNLIPYGGNIEGLKSASLLYFGKPPVLLSLAELTTLTIIPNRPSSLRLGVRNALIVQERNRWLARFQKAHLFDDVTITDAQREPLNAYRREAPQLAPHLSRRLRAENPTTPIIQSTLNPTAQTTAERLVQHYADRIRAYNIHNSAVLIVDNLSQEVVAYVGSADFGNAFDGGQVDGVRAVRSPGSALKPLLYGLAFDEGIITPKTKLADVPSNFGGYEPDNYDRRFNGPVTAEFALANSLNIPAVALLKEIGTPSLVSTLQKAGFSAIKKQAKELGLSMILGGCGVTLEEMTRLYTGLANGGKMRELRFSVNTTPPTRRTAPAPPLKKGAGPGVSLLSPEAAYLVTHTLTQITRPDLPNNFDNSYHLPRIAWKTGTSYGRRDAWSIGYNQRYTIGVWVGNFSGVGVAELSGANTATPLLFQLFNVLDYNSSTGWFRIPKGATKLSSRLICPETGDVPGEFCTNPVTDYCIMGVSRYRRCQHRKAVFTNASGTISYCAQCRPDSGSVRRSYPNLAPEVITFYQSRHIPFEVVPPHNPSCERVFENIGQTGPQITGLNNGSAYFINPKQPAEMELSCQTANDVQTVFWYLNDKFYRRAKPTEAVFFKPKAGALKISCADDKGRSSDIRILVNYE; encoded by the coding sequence ATGGTGACTATTGAAAAAGGTAAAATCCTGGCGAAGCAACTCTGGAAATCGCGTTTTGTGAAAACCAGTATCACCGCTATATTGATTTTTTTCGGCCTGGATTTCTTTTTCCCTGTTCAAACCAACGTACCGTATTCAACGATCATTACGGCCCGAGACGGCTCCATTCTGCATGCCTTCCTGAGCCGCGACGACAAATGGCGCATGTATGCCGAACTCAATGAAATTACGCCCACCCTACGCGATGCCATTCTGTTTAAAGAAGACAAATACTTTCGATTTCATCCCGGTTTTAATCCAGTGGCCATGCTTCGGGCAGCGGCCCGGAATCTGCTAAAAGGTAGACGAACGTCCGGGGCTTCGACCATTACGATGCAAACGGTACGGCTTCTCGAACCGCGCGACCGCACCTATGGAAATAAACTAATTGAGTTGTTCCGGGCCTTGCAGTTAGAAGTTCATTTCTCGAAAGATGAGATTCTGCAACTGTACCTGAATCTGATTCCGTATGGGGGTAACATTGAGGGCCTTAAGTCGGCATCCCTGCTTTATTTTGGTAAACCGCCCGTATTGCTTAGTCTGGCCGAACTGACAACACTGACCATTATTCCGAACCGGCCATCGAGTCTACGACTAGGGGTCCGAAACGCGCTCATTGTGCAGGAACGCAATCGGTGGCTCGCACGCTTCCAGAAGGCACACCTCTTCGACGATGTAACTATAACTGATGCGCAACGGGAGCCACTCAACGCGTATCGTCGGGAAGCTCCCCAACTGGCACCGCACCTATCGCGTCGGCTCCGGGCCGAAAACCCAACGACTCCAATTATACAGTCAACCCTGAACCCGACAGCACAAACCACGGCAGAACGGTTAGTGCAGCATTACGCCGATCGTATACGAGCCTATAATATCCACAATTCGGCGGTATTGATTGTGGATAACCTATCACAGGAGGTGGTAGCGTATGTCGGCTCGGCAGATTTTGGGAATGCCTTCGATGGCGGTCAGGTAGATGGTGTGCGCGCGGTACGATCCCCTGGTAGCGCGCTAAAACCGCTTCTGTATGGGTTGGCTTTCGATGAGGGTATCATTACGCCCAAAACCAAATTGGCCGATGTGCCGAGCAACTTCGGTGGCTATGAGCCCGACAACTACGATCGACGTTTCAATGGCCCAGTTACAGCTGAATTTGCCCTGGCGAATTCGCTGAATATTCCGGCCGTTGCGTTGCTTAAGGAAATTGGAACCCCATCTTTAGTATCAACCCTTCAGAAAGCCGGATTTTCGGCCATAAAAAAACAGGCAAAAGAGTTGGGGCTTTCCATGATTCTGGGTGGTTGCGGTGTTACACTAGAGGAGATGACACGGCTCTATACCGGGTTGGCGAATGGGGGGAAGATGAGGGAGTTACGGTTTAGTGTGAATACTACCCCACCGACCCGTCGGACCGCCCCGGCCCCGCCCCTTAAAAAAGGGGCGGGGCCGGGGGTAAGTCTTTTATCCCCCGAAGCCGCCTACCTGGTTACCCACACCCTCACCCAAATCACTCGTCCAGATCTGCCCAATAACTTCGACAATAGCTATCACCTTCCGAGGATTGCCTGGAAAACAGGCACCTCCTATGGCCGGCGTGATGCCTGGAGTATTGGCTATAACCAACGGTATACAATTGGGGTTTGGGTTGGTAATTTTTCGGGGGTGGGTGTAGCCGAACTTAGTGGCGCTAATACCGCGACGCCTTTGCTGTTTCAGCTGTTCAACGTGCTGGACTATAATTCATCAACGGGTTGGTTCCGAATCCCCAAAGGCGCAACCAAATTATCGTCGCGGCTTATATGCCCCGAAACGGGCGACGTTCCAGGCGAGTTTTGTACCAATCCGGTGACAGACTATTGCATTATGGGCGTATCTAGATATAGGCGTTGCCAGCATCGGAAAGCTGTTTTCACCAATGCATCCGGGACAATTTCCTATTGCGCCCAATGCCGTCCGGATAGCGGTTCCGTGCGTCGCTCCTATCCAAATTTGGCGCCGGAAGTCATTACGTTTTACCAAAGTCGTCATATTCCGTTTGAGGTAGTCCCTCCTCATAATCCATCCTGCGAACGGGTGTTTGAGAATATTGGCCAGACTGGACCGCAGATAACGGGACTGAATAACGGTAGTGCGTATTTTATCAACCCAAAACAACCTGCCGAAATGGAGTTGAGCTGCCAGACTGCCAATGATGTACAAACCGTATTCTGGTATTTGAACGATAAATTTTACCGACGAGCCAAGCCAACCGAAGCAGTATTTTTCAAACCTAAAGCGGGGGCGTTAAAAATTTCCTGCGCCGATGATAAAGGTCGGAGCAGTGATATTCGGATACTAGTAAATTATGAGTAA
- a CDS encoding alpha-2-macroglobulin codes for MQTRLFRPFLFFSLLSLLLFQCSRLPFNEVSVVGRNFDDEIQQTQNLTFTFNKNVGPTNQFDEWDSTQYVRFIPAVRGKFKWTAPNELVFSPARAFDPATDYRAELTDDLLKRSDTKDLKISGDEIAFHTPYLQLTGTENWWSRSRETGQPVAKTRLNFNYPVSSAEIASKAAVSTEDKALSLQTSPSDAQNSVALTLTNAPAQKNEQPLTVKLEKGLKVPNTAYVSKDVIEETSTLPSRYKVEVADVQTSFENNKGIVRVITTQELQPAELSQYYTIQPEVETTAELTENGFIIRGNFNEIDTYVLTLTDQIRGVLATKLDEPVSKDLFFGKMPASIQFANKKALYLSSKGARNIGLNIVNVPKVQVKIAKVYENNLLNYFRSNRYEEYKENANGEWGPSGSFNYSDDEPGYLSDVLVKKTIETADLPKVRGVSALNLALPDQNNNFRGVYLVSVDSKDEAYLQASQLVSVSDIGLVAHETKNEVLVWANSIRTAEPLQGVEVTLVSNNNQSVYTLKTDGSGFVKFDKVTEKAPGFKIALLTARTADDFNFLFLPDTQVETSRFEVEGKYDNESGFDAFVYGDRDIYRPGETIHFNTVIRAQNWQSVGEIPVLIRVLTPNGREFRTFRKTTNAQGAVATDVPLNPAAVTGSYTIEVLNANNVLLTSQAVSVEEFVPDRIKVDVLTDKTSYKSGQTITLSATAMNLFGPPASDRAYEVELQLKRKVFAPKGFGDYDFDIPNGQSGTAGEAAGKPDVFPKEVRQGRTNANGQATEKFPIPALYQDIGLLEAKLFVTVFDENGRPVNRLRRLDVLTQDTFFGVRLPDRYVATNAPVAAELVALDPDGALRASASASVEVVRYDYQTVIEKDGDRIKYSTKRREKSVYTNSLLFKGGKSAFRYVPTVSGEYEIRVRRPSAQNYAATSFYAYGYGSTSASSFEVSQEGQVLMTLDKPTYQTGDKAKVLFKAPFDGKLLVTVERNHVLEQHWLTTSNKSAEWSFSVGSEHLPNVYVTATLIRAIDNTNLPLTVAHGFAPVSVQDADTKLPVTITAVTQSRSKTKQTIRVKTAGNSQVTVAVVDEGILQLKNFKTPDPHGFFYQKRALEVGSHDLYALLYPELSLKSTSSVGGDGYDLEKRVNPLSNGRVRLVALWSGILETGSDGEAEFSVDIPQFSGDLRVMAVAYKDNAFGSANSNMKVADPIVISTGVPRFLTPGDQLELPVNLSNTTKQVASITAKLSLTGPLLADSLSTQKLTIQPGRESRAIFRISAKQAIGAGTITIAANGLNETFTEKTDITVRPAASLQKTSLSGAVAGGKTQTLQLAGNFLSGTAKASITLSRSPVAQYGRELSYLLGYPHGCIEQTISKAFPQLYFADLARQLSTNTYFVRAGESDLNPATNVRQAVQTVESQQASNGGFTMWPGMVAVAGKSNVDEWASAYAMHFLAEAQEAGYEVRPSVLSSAIDFLTTFTNSPATENAVTFDETGGKTVHKVASRTSIYGLYALAVAGKPNRSAMNYYKQNAALLTPDSRYLLASTFFRVGDTRSFAALLPKRFTDNTTGRQTGGSYASPVRNLALVLDALVDTDINNIQIPTLARQLSGALKQTSYLNTQEAAFAFLALGKLSRQTANSTATATLTAGGKSLGTMNAALLNLKRVPTNAPLNLSAQGSGNVYYFAQSEGIPASGKIAEEDNGVQVRRQYLNREGQPISDIRQNDLVVVKITLASTNGLNVENVVVTDLLPAGLEVENPRLTEPRDMPWIKKPDAPDYFDLRDDRINFYTTATGTERTFYYLTRAVSKGRFVVGPVSADAMYNGEYRSYNGAGVLVVK; via the coding sequence ATGCAAACGCGACTCTTTAGACCCTTTCTGTTTTTTTCTCTACTCTCGCTTCTTCTTTTTCAATGCTCGCGTCTACCGTTCAATGAAGTGTCCGTAGTAGGTCGCAATTTTGATGATGAAATTCAACAAACGCAGAACCTCACTTTTACCTTCAACAAAAACGTTGGCCCAACCAATCAGTTCGATGAATGGGACTCCACTCAATATGTGCGTTTTATACCTGCCGTTCGGGGGAAATTTAAGTGGACGGCGCCAAATGAACTGGTCTTCTCACCCGCCCGTGCGTTTGACCCAGCCACGGATTACCGCGCCGAACTGACCGATGATTTACTGAAGCGGTCGGACACCAAAGACTTGAAAATTTCGGGCGACGAGATCGCGTTTCATACACCTTATCTGCAACTCACTGGTACCGAAAACTGGTGGTCACGTTCCCGCGAAACGGGGCAGCCTGTTGCTAAAACCCGGCTGAATTTTAACTACCCTGTTTCGTCCGCAGAGATAGCCAGCAAAGCCGCTGTTTCGACTGAAGACAAAGCCCTTAGCCTGCAAACATCCCCTAGTGATGCACAAAACTCTGTTGCGCTCACGCTCACGAATGCGCCAGCGCAGAAAAACGAACAACCTCTAACCGTCAAGCTAGAAAAAGGGCTGAAAGTACCGAACACCGCTTATGTAAGCAAAGATGTTATTGAGGAAACCAGTACGCTCCCTTCTCGCTATAAAGTCGAAGTGGCCGATGTGCAAACGAGCTTTGAGAATAATAAGGGCATCGTTCGGGTTATTACTACGCAGGAACTACAACCCGCCGAACTGAGCCAGTATTATACCATTCAGCCAGAGGTTGAAACAACAGCCGAACTAACCGAAAATGGGTTCATTATCCGGGGTAACTTCAACGAGATAGATACGTACGTTCTTACCCTGACCGACCAGATTCGGGGTGTATTAGCAACGAAACTGGATGAGCCGGTAAGCAAAGATCTATTCTTCGGGAAGATGCCCGCCAGCATCCAGTTCGCCAATAAAAAGGCGCTCTATCTATCGTCAAAAGGTGCACGAAACATAGGACTTAACATCGTTAACGTGCCGAAAGTACAGGTCAAAATAGCAAAAGTCTATGAAAACAACCTTCTGAATTACTTCCGTAGTAATCGCTACGAGGAGTATAAAGAAAACGCTAATGGCGAATGGGGACCATCCGGATCGTTTAATTATAGTGATGACGAACCGGGGTATCTAAGCGATGTGCTCGTGAAGAAAACCATTGAAACTGCCGATTTACCCAAGGTTCGGGGTGTTTCGGCATTGAATCTGGCTCTACCCGATCAGAATAATAACTTTAGAGGTGTTTACCTGGTTTCTGTCGACTCAAAAGACGAAGCGTATTTACAAGCCAGCCAGCTTGTCTCGGTCTCCGACATTGGCCTGGTGGCCCATGAGACAAAAAACGAAGTGCTGGTCTGGGCCAATTCCATCCGTACCGCAGAACCTCTTCAAGGTGTTGAGGTAACCCTGGTGAGCAATAACAATCAATCTGTTTATACACTTAAAACCGACGGCAGCGGCTTTGTTAAGTTCGATAAGGTAACCGAGAAAGCGCCGGGCTTCAAAATTGCGCTCCTTACCGCCCGCACTGCCGACGACTTCAATTTCCTGTTCCTGCCCGACACGCAGGTTGAAACCTCCCGCTTTGAGGTAGAAGGCAAGTACGATAATGAGTCTGGATTCGATGCCTTCGTATATGGTGACCGTGACATTTACCGTCCCGGCGAAACCATTCATTTCAACACCGTTATTCGGGCGCAGAATTGGCAAAGTGTTGGTGAAATTCCGGTGTTGATCCGAGTGTTAACGCCCAATGGCCGCGAATTTCGTACGTTCCGAAAAACCACCAACGCACAGGGAGCCGTTGCCACCGACGTACCCCTGAACCCTGCCGCCGTAACCGGTAGCTACACCATTGAAGTACTGAATGCGAACAACGTCTTGCTCACATCACAGGCGGTGAGCGTTGAAGAATTCGTTCCCGATCGGATTAAAGTGGATGTGCTGACCGATAAGACAAGCTACAAATCAGGGCAGACCATTACACTATCGGCAACGGCGATGAATCTGTTTGGCCCGCCTGCGTCTGATCGGGCGTATGAGGTAGAGCTACAGCTGAAGCGTAAAGTATTTGCCCCCAAAGGCTTTGGTGATTATGATTTCGATATTCCAAATGGCCAGTCCGGTACTGCCGGAGAAGCCGCGGGCAAACCTGATGTTTTTCCAAAAGAAGTCCGGCAGGGACGTACCAATGCCAATGGCCAGGCCACTGAAAAATTCCCCATTCCAGCACTCTATCAGGACATTGGCCTGCTTGAAGCCAAACTATTCGTAACCGTCTTTGACGAAAATGGCCGACCTGTTAATAGACTCCGCCGATTGGACGTTCTAACGCAGGATACGTTCTTTGGTGTGCGGCTTCCGGATCGCTATGTAGCAACCAACGCCCCGGTTGCGGCTGAACTCGTTGCACTTGACCCCGACGGTGCACTCCGGGCTTCAGCTTCCGCATCGGTCGAAGTGGTACGCTATGACTACCAAACGGTGATCGAGAAAGACGGTGATCGGATAAAATACTCGACTAAACGGCGTGAGAAATCGGTTTACACAAACTCGTTGCTATTCAAAGGTGGGAAGTCAGCCTTTCGTTACGTACCAACCGTTTCGGGTGAATACGAAATCCGTGTTCGGCGGCCTTCGGCACAGAATTATGCAGCCACTAGTTTTTACGCGTACGGCTACGGAAGCACCTCAGCTTCATCGTTTGAAGTAAGCCAAGAAGGTCAGGTGCTAATGACCCTCGATAAACCGACTTACCAAACCGGCGACAAGGCAAAGGTCCTGTTCAAGGCTCCTTTCGATGGTAAACTGCTCGTAACTGTCGAGCGAAATCATGTACTTGAACAACACTGGTTAACTACAAGCAATAAATCAGCTGAATGGAGCTTTTCGGTTGGGAGTGAGCATTTACCGAATGTGTACGTAACGGCCACCCTCATCCGGGCCATCGACAACACAAACTTACCTTTGACGGTTGCCCATGGTTTTGCGCCCGTGTCTGTTCAGGATGCTGACACAAAACTTCCGGTCACAATTACGGCGGTGACCCAATCGCGCTCGAAAACGAAGCAAACGATTCGGGTGAAAACAGCGGGCAATTCTCAAGTTACGGTGGCCGTGGTCGATGAAGGAATTCTGCAACTCAAGAACTTCAAAACGCCCGATCCACACGGGTTCTTTTATCAGAAACGTGCGCTCGAGGTTGGTAGTCACGATTTATACGCACTGCTCTATCCTGAACTGTCACTAAAATCCACATCGAGCGTAGGAGGTGACGGCTATGACCTGGAGAAACGAGTGAATCCACTTAGCAATGGTCGCGTTCGATTAGTTGCCCTCTGGAGTGGTATTTTAGAAACTGGCTCTGACGGAGAAGCTGAATTCTCGGTAGACATCCCGCAGTTTTCGGGCGATTTGCGAGTCATGGCCGTTGCCTACAAAGACAACGCCTTTGGGTCGGCAAACAGCAATATGAAAGTGGCCGACCCTATTGTGATTAGTACGGGCGTTCCTCGTTTCCTCACCCCCGGCGACCAGCTCGAACTGCCAGTCAACCTAAGCAACACAACCAAACAAGTAGCCAGCATTACAGCCAAACTAAGCCTTACCGGACCGTTACTTGCCGATAGCTTATCTACCCAGAAGCTCACGATTCAGCCCGGACGTGAAAGCCGAGCCATCTTCCGAATTTCGGCAAAACAGGCCATTGGTGCCGGAACCATCACGATAGCAGCCAACGGATTGAATGAAACCTTCACCGAAAAAACGGACATCACGGTTCGACCAGCGGCTTCGTTACAGAAAACATCGTTATCAGGTGCCGTAGCGGGTGGAAAAACGCAAACGTTGCAATTAGCGGGCAATTTCCTGTCCGGCACTGCTAAGGCCAGTATTACGCTAAGCCGGTCGCCGGTGGCGCAGTATGGGCGCGAGTTGTCGTATTTGCTCGGTTATCCGCATGGTTGTATCGAGCAAACGATCTCGAAAGCTTTCCCACAATTGTATTTTGCTGATCTGGCCAGGCAACTATCTACCAACACCTATTTTGTTCGGGCGGGCGAGAGCGATCTTAATCCAGCCACCAACGTTCGGCAGGCGGTACAAACGGTAGAAAGTCAGCAAGCATCAAACGGCGGTTTCACGATGTGGCCGGGTATGGTTGCGGTAGCAGGTAAGTCGAATGTGGACGAATGGGCCAGCGCCTATGCCATGCATTTCCTGGCCGAAGCGCAGGAAGCGGGTTATGAAGTCCGGCCATCGGTGCTGAGTTCGGCCATCGACTTTTTAACGACCTTCACTAACAGCCCGGCCACTGAAAACGCCGTTACGTTCGATGAAACGGGTGGAAAAACGGTTCATAAGGTGGCTAGTCGGACTAGTATTTACGGGCTTTATGCGCTGGCAGTAGCAGGCAAACCGAATCGGTCGGCTATGAATTATTACAAGCAGAACGCGGCCTTACTTACACCCGACAGTCGTTATTTGCTGGCATCAACCTTCTTCCGCGTTGGCGACACTCGCAGTTTTGCCGCTCTGCTTCCTAAACGGTTTACGGACAATACAACCGGACGGCAAACAGGGGGCAGTTATGCATCACCTGTGCGGAACCTTGCCCTCGTTCTCGACGCACTAGTTGATACGGACATTAATAACATCCAGATTCCGACATTGGCCCGCCAGCTATCGGGAGCCTTGAAACAGACCAGTTACCTCAACACGCAGGAAGCCGCGTTTGCGTTTCTGGCACTGGGCAAGCTGTCCCGCCAAACAGCCAACAGCACCGCTACGGCTACGTTGACTGCCGGAGGAAAATCGCTGGGCACTATGAACGCAGCTTTGCTCAATCTAAAGCGTGTGCCAACAAATGCGCCACTTAATCTGAGTGCTCAAGGCAGCGGGAACGTATATTATTTTGCCCAGAGCGAGGGCATTCCGGCGAGCGGAAAAATTGCGGAAGAAGACAATGGGGTTCAGGTTCGTCGTCAATACTTGAATCGGGAAGGTCAGCCCATAAGCGATATCCGGCAGAACGATCTGGTGGTGGTAAAAATTACCCTCGCCAGTACCAATGGTCTGAATGTAGAGAATGTTGTTGTAACGGATTTGCTCCCGGCCGGGCTTGAGGTCGAAAACCCGCGCCTGACGGAGCCTCGCGACATGCCCTGGATCAAGAAACCAGACGCCCCTGACTACTTCGACCTGCGCGACGACCGGATCAATTTTTACACAACAGCTACCGGAACCGAGCGCACGTTTTATTATCTGACAAGAGCCGTATCGAAAGGTCGCTTCGTTGTGGGGCCGGTGTCAGCCGATGCGATGTACAATGGCGAATACCGGAGCTATAACGGAGCAGGTGTTCTGGTAGTGAAATAA
- a CDS encoding NAD(P)/FAD-dependent oxidoreductase, with amino-acid sequence MLQDADILIIGGGLAGLTAGIHLSRENFRVALIEKHAYPQHKVCGEYVSNEVLPYLHQLGISVDGLHPSRIHRFLFSTVSGKTIESELPLGGFGISRYTLDDFLYKQALISGVSIIQSQVTDVQFQNDQFTVRTSDGKVYTSKLVIGAYGKRSSVDKQLQRNFILNESPWMGVKAHYKADFPDDLVSLHNFDGGYCGLCQVEDNLVNACYLTNYSSFKKHKNLEAFQQNVMSQNPFLKDFFSKAIPLFDKPLTISQISFAKKQPVENHMLMCGDTAGVIHPLCGNGMAMAIHSAKIVSELIINYYRSTNLNREVLEDEYTISWNYFFKKRLTTGRIVQSLLQRPFLASVLMSGLQLTPAMLPLLIKQTHGEPLVGNYVDS; translated from the coding sequence ATGCTCCAGGATGCCGACATACTTATTATTGGTGGTGGTTTGGCAGGGCTGACGGCGGGCATTCATCTATCTCGGGAAAACTTTCGAGTCGCTCTTATTGAAAAACATGCCTATCCACAACACAAAGTATGTGGTGAGTATGTATCCAATGAGGTATTGCCTTATCTGCACCAGTTGGGTATCTCAGTTGATGGCTTACATCCTTCTCGAATACATCGTTTTTTGTTTAGTACCGTTTCTGGGAAAACAATAGAAAGTGAATTGCCGCTGGGTGGATTTGGCATTAGTCGGTACACACTCGATGACTTCCTATATAAGCAAGCCCTAATTTCTGGCGTTTCCATTATACAAAGTCAGGTAACAGATGTTCAGTTTCAGAATGATCAGTTCACAGTACGTACATCCGACGGGAAAGTGTATACATCAAAACTGGTTATTGGGGCTTATGGCAAACGCTCGTCGGTAGATAAACAACTCCAACGGAACTTCATACTAAACGAGTCGCCGTGGATGGGTGTCAAGGCTCATTACAAAGCCGATTTTCCCGATGATTTAGTATCGCTTCACAATTTCGATGGCGGATACTGTGGGCTGTGTCAGGTAGAAGACAACCTGGTTAATGCCTGCTATTTAACGAATTACAGCAGTTTCAAAAAACATAAAAACCTTGAGGCCTTTCAACAGAATGTCATGAGCCAGAATCCTTTTTTAAAGGATTTTTTTTCTAAGGCCATCCCATTATTTGATAAGCCCTTGACAATTAGCCAGATCTCATTCGCGAAAAAGCAACCAGTCGAAAACCACATGTTAATGTGTGGCGATACCGCTGGGGTTATTCACCCATTATGCGGAAATGGTATGGCGATGGCCATTCACAGTGCCAAAATTGTTTCCGAATTAATCATTAACTATTACAGAAGTACAAACCTGAATAGGGAGGTTTTGGAAGATGAGTATACCATTTCCTGGAATTATTTTTTCAAAAAAAGATTGACCACGGGCCGAATTGTTCAATCCTTATTACAACGACCCTTTCTTGCATCCGTTTTAATGAGTGGCTTACAACTAACTCCTGCTATGCTACCCTTACTGATTAAACAAACGCATGGCGAACCATTAGTGGGTAACTATGTAGACAGTTAG
- a CDS encoding methyltransferase domain-containing protein: MIVNTAQRTSKEEFLDDFSLEGDELRDALDKIATINQWLGGNKITLDGLKKLLKDQPNGKVISVVDVGCGNGDMCRAIADFGKKEGIPFKILGIDANADAINHAKACSEAYPTITYTSANVFGDEFASLTYDVAVCTLTLHHFSDKEILQLMGLLTNKATLGVVINDLQRSALAYRLFQLICVVFGLTKLSKEDGLTSILRGFKKHDLESFSKELQLKKYWINWRWAFRYQWIIKNL; this comes from the coding sequence ATGATTGTAAATACTGCACAGCGTACATCCAAAGAAGAATTTTTAGACGATTTTTCGCTGGAAGGTGATGAATTACGGGATGCGTTAGACAAAATTGCCACTATTAATCAATGGTTGGGCGGGAATAAAATTACGCTGGATGGATTAAAAAAATTACTAAAAGATCAGCCAAACGGGAAGGTAATTTCGGTTGTCGACGTAGGTTGTGGAAATGGTGATATGTGTCGGGCAATTGCTGATTTTGGCAAAAAAGAAGGTATTCCGTTTAAAATTCTGGGCATCGATGCAAATGCCGATGCCATTAATCATGCAAAGGCCTGTTCTGAAGCCTACCCAACAATAACCTATACGTCTGCAAATGTCTTTGGCGACGAATTCGCTTCGTTGACGTACGATGTCGCCGTATGTACCCTAACGTTACATCATTTCTCCGATAAAGAAATTTTACAACTGATGGGTTTATTAACTAACAAAGCTACACTTGGTGTAGTTATCAATGACCTACAACGTAGTGCCTTGGCTTACCGTCTTTTTCAGCTTATCTGCGTTGTATTTGGGCTTACTAAATTATCTAAAGAAGATGGCCTGACCTCTATTTTGCGTGGCTTTAAAAAGCATGATTTAGAATCATTTTCTAAAGAACTGCAATTAAAAAAATACTGGATTAACTGGAGGTGGGCTTTCCGCTATCAATGGATTATCAAAAACCTATGA
- a CDS encoding nuclear transport factor 2 family protein: protein MKLVLPFITALLLSTATFAQQATDSTQDPTALGNAFFKAMLDEDSKTLGTLVASDFSLVSFDGSTVDGDMLVQGVGGGFVVVDAATVSDTRTRQYNSDSAVMTGMWKAKGNVQGNGFDNSVSFSVVCAKQGGSWKIVNVQFTPTR, encoded by the coding sequence ATGAAACTAGTACTCCCCTTTATTACGGCACTTCTTCTCTCCACAGCCACCTTCGCGCAACAAGCTACCGATTCTACACAAGACCCAACCGCTCTGGGCAATGCCTTCTTCAAAGCCATGCTGGATGAAGATAGCAAAACCCTTGGCACCTTAGTCGCCAGCGATTTCAGCCTCGTTAGTTTCGATGGTAGCACCGTTGATGGCGATATGCTTGTACAGGGCGTTGGGGGTGGTTTCGTGGTGGTTGATGCAGCTACCGTATCGGATACCCGGACGCGCCAGTATAATAGCGATTCGGCCGTAATGACGGGCATGTGGAAGGCCAAAGGTAATGTTCAGGGAAATGGGTTCGATAATTCCGTTTCTTTCTCGGTTGTATGTGCCAAACAGGGAGGCTCCTGGAAAATTGTTAACGTTCAGTTTACACCTACCCGGTAA